The following proteins are co-located in the Fluviispira sanaruensis genome:
- a CDS encoding leucine-rich repeat domain-containing protein — MKQRLNFTYLPITISTLLLFSCGVKTKNDENTKNVEIVVNPELGVAVNAPKDVLYVPSANQKEQLKSKSSLFSSAEEEKSESGKNVYRAKGSGGLGTDFIEGLDSLYEYDGIPITITKNNIEPHVKIEGSGDKYCESIFTLKNNVIKIDTEKISTLTDCDIKITASGQTKSNVDITKSAIINVKINPTMEYYFQKTDPATSYLKLYSALSDVGLVAKWIKDANQINNLILKYDPNKTDLKKYKLSNINAITGAINVKSIDLSGTDLKDLKAISLLENLEKLDISSTKVDPKDLTLLSRLPKLKSLAVRNLDIKDIKYISNNLNNLVELDISNNTQIEDFKDLQNLKNLRVLKASNAGIVDLKKLTNLTQLNSLDVSNNDLSNMTIDDLELLVNLYNISELNFSKTRIKDEFLNAYFEGISNRNTLKKLVIRNYFNRGVSGDCDKINIIDNIPSLGKLTNIEYLDLHGNGCNNESGFFQKGLTMTTFFSSMSNLQYLDISDTAVWDLSGVLRLVNLKRLKLADDDGGISMTKEQCKEALREASVVGISSDCRLLNSGRQQSKSFTVPGSYTWIVPRNVTSVKITGCSGANGGAGGGGGGAPGANWSGSNDSYGGNGGNSGSVNGGGVVAGFSGRPGISCTIQGRVRFCRDMYGDSLEPKQHGGAGGNGQIGEGTKFGDQIFSLANQKIRNDSNNACLGGVSGTGGVGGTGGVEGGVGGSRNAINGPGGNGGSHSASGWNSKIESYSIATNSAQVIQILVGKGGAGGGGGAAGSRQNGYYPPGNNETNGTSGSAGANGFLKIEWEE, encoded by the coding sequence ATGAAGCAGAGATTAAATTTTACGTATTTGCCAATAACAATATCAACACTTTTGTTATTTTCGTGTGGTGTTAAAACTAAAAATGACGAAAACACAAAAAATGTAGAAATAGTTGTGAATCCTGAACTTGGAGTTGCTGTAAATGCACCAAAAGATGTTTTATATGTACCATCTGCAAATCAGAAGGAGCAGCTCAAATCTAAAAGTTCATTATTTTCTTCGGCTGAGGAAGAAAAATCTGAATCTGGTAAAAATGTTTATAGAGCAAAGGGCAGTGGTGGACTAGGTACTGATTTTATTGAAGGATTAGATTCATTATACGAGTATGATGGGATACCAATTACAATAACAAAAAACAATATTGAACCTCACGTAAAAATTGAAGGGAGCGGAGATAAATATTGTGAGTCGATTTTTACATTAAAAAATAATGTTATTAAAATTGATACAGAAAAAATAAGCACTTTAACTGATTGTGATATAAAAATCACTGCTTCTGGACAGACAAAATCTAATGTTGATATAACAAAATCAGCAATAATAAATGTAAAAATTAATCCTACAATGGAATATTATTTTCAAAAAACAGATCCAGCAACTAGTTATTTAAAGTTGTATTCTGCTTTAAGCGATGTTGGTTTGGTTGCAAAGTGGATAAAAGACGCTAATCAAATAAATAATCTGATTTTAAAATATGATCCAAATAAAACAGATTTAAAGAAGTATAAATTATCTAATATAAATGCAATTACTGGTGCAATAAATGTTAAATCAATTGATTTGTCAGGTACAGATTTGAAAGACTTGAAAGCGATTTCATTACTTGAAAATCTAGAAAAATTAGATATTTCATCTACAAAAGTGGATCCAAAAGATTTAACATTACTTTCTAGATTACCTAAGCTTAAATCCTTAGCAGTTAGAAATCTTGATATCAAAGATATTAAATATATATCAAATAATTTAAACAATCTTGTTGAATTAGATATTTCAAATAATACACAGATTGAGGATTTTAAAGACCTTCAGAATTTAAAAAATTTAAGGGTTTTGAAGGCTTCAAATGCGGGTATTGTTGATTTAAAAAAGCTTACAAATCTTACTCAATTAAATTCACTTGATGTCTCTAATAATGATTTGTCAAATATGACAATAGATGATTTAGAATTACTGGTAAATCTTTATAATATATCTGAATTGAATTTCTCAAAAACAAGGATTAAAGACGAATTTTTAAATGCATACTTTGAGGGAATTTCAAATAGAAATACATTAAAAAAATTAGTCATCAGAAATTATTTTAACAGAGGAGTAAGTGGAGACTGCGATAAAATAAATATTATCGACAATATTCCAAGTTTAGGAAAACTAACTAATATTGAATATCTAGATTTGCATGGCAATGGTTGTAATAATGAAAGTGGGTTTTTTCAAAAAGGCCTTACAATGACCACATTTTTTTCTTCTATGTCCAACCTCCAATATTTAGATATTTCAGATACTGCTGTTTGGGATCTTTCAGGCGTATTAAGATTAGTGAATTTAAAAAGATTAAAATTAGCTGATGATGATGGCGGAATTTCTATGACAAAAGAGCAATGCAAAGAAGCATTGCGTGAGGCTTCTGTAGTAGGAATTTCAAGTGATTGCCGATTATTAAATTCGGGAAGACAACAATCAAAATCATTTACGGTTCCTGGATCATACACATGGATTGTTCCAAGGAATGTCACAAGCGTAAAAATTACAGGTTGCTCTGGTGCCAATGGTGGGGCAGGTGGTGGCGGCGGTGGAGCTCCAGGTGCAAACTGGAGTGGCTCAAATGATTCGTATGGGGGAAATGGCGGCAATTCAGGATCTGTAAACGGTGGCGGAGTTGTTGCAGGCTTTTCAGGAAGACCTGGGATATCTTGCACTATACAAGGACGAGTTCGTTTTTGTAGAGATATGTATGGTGATAGTCTTGAACCAAAACAACATGGTGGAGCAGGTGGAAATGGACAGATCGGTGAAGGAACGAAATTTGGAGATCAGATTTTTTCTTTAGCAAACCAAAAGATTAGGAATGACTCAAATAATGCATGTCTCGGAGGAGTCAGCGGTACAGGTGGAGTTGGCGGTACAGGTGGAGTTGAAGGAGGAGTGGGTGGATCGAGAAACGCAATTAATGGTCCAGGAGGAAATGGCGGTTCACATTCTGCATCTGGATGGAATAGCAAAATTGAATCGTACTCAATTGCAACAAATTCTGCTCAGGTTATTCAAATTTTAGTAGGAAAAGGTGGAGCTGGTGGTGGTGGTGGTGCAGCTGGATCACGACAGAACGGATACTATCCACCCGGAAATAACGAAACAAACGGCACTTCAGGCTCAGCTGGAGCGAACGGGTTCTTAAAAATTGAGTGGGAAGAATAA
- a CDS encoding M23 family metallopeptidase produces MYLIILITFISSISFCNEYARAKENYKHGADFKPSLIYPVKYYKIIDKFGWEKFNSSNFKSSITFEKGNKKVFSAANGKVIISGFIGSEGVIIIKSEDYYTVYKGIQDFFVGKNKYVIAGQLIGGMHERSKLRFEVRDDFGNSYDPENYFLSKKAVKIKVKGELYRTFFAFMNMHGFTEKQIPIMYCIANLESSFNPKAINYNRNKTFDTGLFQINDIWLKKCNVTRKELFDVRKNAACARIVLLKQGFNAWVTYKKFYPHRCS; encoded by the coding sequence ATGTATTTAATCATATTAATTACATTTATTTCTTCTATTTCATTTTGTAACGAATATGCACGTGCAAAAGAAAATTATAAGCATGGTGCTGACTTTAAACCAAGTCTTATATATCCAGTAAAATATTATAAAATAATAGATAAATTTGGCTGGGAAAAATTTAATTCGAGCAATTTTAAGAGCTCAATTACGTTTGAAAAAGGTAATAAAAAGGTCTTTTCGGCAGCAAATGGAAAGGTTATTATTTCGGGATTTATTGGTAGTGAGGGGGTTATAATTATTAAATCGGAGGATTATTATACTGTTTATAAAGGGATTCAAGATTTCTTTGTTGGAAAAAATAAGTACGTAATTGCTGGTCAATTGATAGGAGGTATGCATGAACGTTCAAAATTAAGATTTGAAGTCAGGGATGATTTTGGAAATTCTTATGACCCTGAAAATTATTTCTTATCAAAGAAAGCGGTAAAAATAAAAGTAAAAGGAGAGTTATATAGAACATTTTTTGCATTTATGAATATGCATGGTTTTACAGAGAAACAAATTCCAATTATGTACTGTATAGCAAACTTAGAGTCATCATTTAATCCGAAAGCGATAAATTATAATCGAAATAAAACATTTGATACTGGACTTTTTCAAATTAATGACATTTGGCTAAAGAAATGCAATGTGACACGAAAAGAATTGTTTGATGTAAGAAAAAATGCAGCTTGCGCAAGAATTGTGCTTCTTAAGCAAGGTTTTAACGCATGGGTTACATATAAGAAATTTTATCCACATCGATGCTCATAA
- a CDS encoding type IV secretion system DNA-binding domain-containing protein, whose translation MKSSNYGLDICYSYGAKILKEMKVYIILSFLGALLFTLLTIQLKFQGGISWYFDLAYKKFTYYIKSEVFSIFANDSDKISHLIIDKFWKAHSSDTNLFIFTFIFGFMASLGLAIYFTKKIGIKFKDGVSERKDELHYVEPDELIKEIKRDVKDLANNIEYTKNDLVISKSKIRIPDKIASLHFGMCGAPATGKTNAMDEQLVQERKFKNKVLILDPRGEFFAKHGKEGDHILSLYDRRARKWNFWCENLPPKFLANALIEMKEGGASNKFFDKTGREVMAAALRIAKSQEELWQIVNYSEEDLYNLLLDNKELSKQYLGKKASGQSAGVIASAFMNLNFIKYLNHHVMEMERLTGDIEEEFSLTKWVANDDDTSWIFIIDENRNLEDAKPLHRLWFDIVTSSSFDRDTSKKNLRQISLYCDEISTVGNLPTLPLVFDKGRRFKTKMVIGFQSFPQLEIIYGREIAQSIYQGLQNIIVFACNSRKEAEIYTDRMGRSEVVELDTSMSVGGRHSTNLSQRTRQVDSVTPSQIQALKDNQAFLKLARFNPTKVEFEYVGLETVNKGSLSEVAESSWLDTFELIPYESKEMIANKEKELLEKSANPENSAQKEMLQEFSKSLKYLVDSAVKVYLNKPIDKESLNLIAVEIMEKYGSSKSTKLKINEIFYGLFINDKTKLIHVICDSLEFTINFPTIDVQKFSAKSKNDFPKSKSDQDEVSSRKGDTSSSSGVGIKIPNTFNIDKSEETNINKEETKEPEVKFKSIPIHFRSPLQDKSDSNSKEKISENEMSIQ comes from the coding sequence ATGAAAAGTTCTAACTATGGATTAGATATTTGCTATTCTTATGGTGCAAAAATTCTTAAAGAGATGAAGGTTTATATCATTTTGTCTTTTTTAGGTGCTTTACTGTTCACTCTTCTTACAATTCAATTAAAGTTTCAAGGGGGAATAAGCTGGTATTTTGATCTCGCGTATAAAAAATTTACATATTATATAAAGTCAGAAGTTTTTTCTATTTTTGCTAATGATAGTGATAAAATTTCTCATTTAATTATTGATAAATTTTGGAAAGCTCACAGTTCAGATACAAATCTTTTTATCTTTACATTTATATTTGGGTTTATGGCTTCGTTAGGACTAGCAATATATTTTACAAAAAAAATTGGCATTAAATTTAAGGATGGTGTTTCTGAAAGAAAAGATGAATTGCATTATGTCGAACCAGATGAACTTATAAAAGAGATTAAAAGAGATGTGAAAGATCTTGCAAACAATATTGAATATACTAAAAATGACCTCGTTATTTCAAAGTCTAAAATAAGAATTCCAGATAAAATCGCGAGTTTGCACTTTGGAATGTGTGGTGCTCCTGCAACAGGCAAAACCAATGCAATGGATGAGCAACTCGTACAAGAAAGGAAATTTAAAAATAAAGTTTTAATTCTTGATCCACGGGGTGAGTTCTTTGCAAAGCATGGCAAAGAAGGCGATCATATTTTGTCACTCTATGATAGACGTGCTAGAAAATGGAATTTTTGGTGTGAAAATCTACCACCTAAATTTCTGGCAAATGCATTAATTGAAATGAAAGAAGGAGGCGCAAGTAATAAATTCTTCGATAAAACAGGTCGCGAGGTTATGGCGGCTGCTCTTCGCATTGCTAAATCACAAGAAGAATTGTGGCAAATTGTAAATTATTCTGAAGAAGATTTATATAATTTGCTTTTAGATAATAAAGAACTCTCAAAACAATATCTCGGAAAAAAAGCAAGTGGACAAAGTGCTGGTGTTATTGCTAGCGCATTTATGAATCTAAACTTCATTAAATATTTGAATCATCATGTAATGGAAATGGAAAGATTAACGGGTGATATTGAAGAAGAGTTTTCATTAACGAAATGGGTCGCCAATGATGATGATACATCATGGATTTTTATCATAGATGAAAATCGAAATTTGGAAGATGCAAAGCCTCTGCACAGATTATGGTTTGATATCGTGACGAGCTCGAGTTTTGATCGAGATACGAGCAAGAAAAATTTAAGGCAAATTAGCCTCTACTGTGATGAAATTTCAACTGTAGGTAATCTTCCTACCCTCCCATTGGTTTTCGATAAAGGAAGGCGCTTTAAAACGAAAATGGTAATAGGCTTCCAGTCTTTCCCTCAGCTTGAAATTATTTACGGTCGAGAAATAGCGCAAAGCATTTATCAAGGGTTACAAAACATTATTGTTTTTGCATGTAATAGTAGAAAAGAAGCTGAAATTTATACGGATCGTATGGGAAGGTCTGAGGTTGTTGAGCTTGATACATCGATGTCTGTAGGAGGAAGGCACAGCACAAACCTCTCACAAAGAACGCGGCAGGTAGATTCTGTAACTCCTTCACAAATTCAAGCGCTGAAAGATAACCAAGCATTTCTAAAATTGGCACGTTTTAACCCTACTAAAGTTGAATTTGAGTATGTAGGACTTGAAACTGTAAATAAAGGGTCTCTCTCTGAAGTTGCAGAAAGTTCGTGGCTCGATACTTTTGAATTGATTCCTTATGAATCTAAAGAAATGATTGCAAATAAAGAAAAAGAATTACTAGAAAAATCTGCAAATCCAGAAAATAGTGCTCAAAAAGAAATGCTTCAAGAGTTTTCAAAAAGCTTAAAATATCTAGTTGATAGTGCGGTGAAAGTTTATTTAAATAAGCCGATTGATAAAGAAAGTTTAAATTTAATAGCTGTCGAAATTATGGAGAAATATGGTTCATCAAAATCAACGAAGCTAAAAATAAATGAAATTTTCTATGGCTTATTTATTAATGATAAAACGAAACTAATACATGTAATCTGTGATTCGTTAGAGTTTACAATAAATTTTCCAACTATTGATGTACAAAAATTTAGTGCAAAATCAAAGAATGATTTTCCAAAAAGTAAGTCAGATCAAGACGAGGTGAGTTCACGAAAGGGAGATACATCGAGTTCATCAGGTGTTGGAATTAAAATACCAAATACATTCAATATTGATAAGAGCGAGGAAACAAACATAAATAAAGAGGAAACAAAAGAACCTGAAGTCAAGTTTAAATCTATTCCAATCCATTTTAGATCTCCTCTGCAAGATAAGTCAGATTCAAATTCCAAAGAAAAAATCTCTGAAAATGAAATGAGCATTCAATAA